The Macadamia integrifolia cultivar HAES 741 chromosome 4, SCU_Mint_v3, whole genome shotgun sequence genome contains the following window.
GTTTCTCTGTCTCATAGACTGCGAGAATGGAGGAGTTACTCAAGGAAAACGGTGAAGAATCCCTAAAACAGAATTCCTGCTGCAAGCTTGCAAAGAGTTTTAAGTGAGTATTGTCCCAGGCATATCCATATTTTGCTTTGAATGGATTAAAAACACTTGCATAGAGCTTTGAATATATGTTCTTTGGCTACTATGCAAGTTCTGTAGTGTCTGACATCATTTCCTTGCCTTTTGCTATGGTCTCTTAATTCAGTTGTTCTGCGGGTCGTGCTGGGAAAAGTCCGGTGACATGGAAACAGGTTTTCTCTTATTGGAACATAATTATATTCTTAATATTTTGTTCAATACTTGTAGTTTTAAACTGCTCCATGACTCTTCTGGTGCTGCTATCCTCTGTCAGATACAAAGTTGGCTTCAAAATAAGCAGCAAGATTTGACAGAAAAAACTACTTCCTCACCTATTGCCTCCAATGGACCAGTTGCGCCTCCACATGTGCCAGTTTCAAATGGTCTCCTTGGTTCTTCTTCCGAAATGGCTAAAGGtgctcttttaaaaaaaaaaaaatttttttttttatggtgctAACGAAGTTGAATCTTTGGAAAAGATGCTACCATGGTTACACTCTTATTTCACTTGGGTGAAAAGTTATTATGCAACTGTTAACTGAATTGTTGATGTGGGATTTGTTGGAAGAAGTAATATTCTCTCTTGTCATGTTTCATCCCCATGTTTGCTGCTTTTCTTCTATTCTGATGTCTCAATcttgtattttctttccttGAACTAAGATTTTAGCTTGCGCCTACATGTTTATGTAATTCTTTGGTCTTAGTCTGCTAAAAGCAATTAAGCCTTTTCCTTTACCATTTTCTGCACCAACTTGTTGGATAAAAATTTCTAATTTGAGCcttcaccttttttttattttggtaattaagcATGTTTAGAGATGTGTTATTCCAAGTTTCTCTATGGTTACTGCATGAAGTTGTAAAATGATATTGGCATAACTTCATTGAAAAACTGATAAATATCTAGGAACTTGGTGAGAAAACATTTGAAAACCATTCAGCTTCAAAGGAGTGCATTTTCCTGGGTATAATAGTGTTCAATtgatattcttcatcatctggtTGATTTTATTTGCTTACCTGTACTATATAGGCTTAAGGAAAGATGAACattttccttatttgtttattgtTTTCATTTGGTGGAATCAAATGAAGCTAGGCATCACCTGGTCACTGCACCTATGTCTCAGCACCTTGTTAGGCTTTGCAGAGGACAGACagcagttaaaaaaaaatgtaatttttgccTTTTAACAGAAGGACCTCAACAATTGATGAGTTCTTACTGTATGTACTATTACGTAAAAGTTTCCTTGGTAAAGTAGGCATCTTGCTTATGGCTTCCTTTATTTTCAAAGCACTAGcatctttttgtttttagtgTAATGTGGGCTGCAATTCATCTATGGCATTGTCcgtaggattaggttaggacaTTGTTTTGATTGCTGCCTCATCTGCGTTACCATCTACAGCTTACTCTTCCCATTATTTCAGCATTCTTTGCCTTTCCTCTTCCATGCTATGTGTAGTTTTTTGGTACAAAACATTAGACTAACACATTTACAAACTACTGCTTTGTGTTTTTTGGGTCGTATCTGATGCTTGCTTTTCTGCATATATGTGTTTTTTTGGGGTTGTATCTGATGCTCACTTTTCTGCTTTTGTCTGTTGTGTCAATTGATATACCTTCATGCAGTTAtggaaatgaaacagttttcaTGCTGTTCTTTTCACTATTAaatgtatttatattttatataggCTGTCATTTAAGGCTTTCCCTCAATCTTGTTGAACAGTTAAAATGGATCCAGATCTGTCGAATTTGGAGTTTGAGGCCAGGTCATCAAAAGATGGGGCATGGTAAGGATGGATTTAGTATTGTAGGTTGTGCTACGATGCTTTGCTGCAACTGGTCTgcacttttttttccttctctttttggaATGTTTCTTCATAAGTGCTGTCTTGTATATGATATTTGCCCTGCATGATTCATGGTTTGTATTATCACTGATAACAAGAGACTGGACCCATGTAGGGGTCTGGAAAATGACTTAAGCTGAGAGTATACATCAATTCTGTTGAATCTTTACTTAAATGATAAGGTTGGTCCATTTGCTATTATGTTGGCATGTACCAAGAACTTGATTATTTCTTCCATGCTATGGGGCCTTTGATTTTGCTGCTATCGTATTTTTCTCAAGACAAGTGACTATAAACTTCTATATGATTTGTGCTCTTGTAGATTATAGGCTTCATACTAATGTGAACtagtttgaatgtttgctttggTTGTGAAAGTTGTCACTTTTAGCATGTCCGCaatcttttttaatatatattctaTAAAATAAATCTTTTTTAAGTTGAATGTGTTGTGAATAGTGTCTGATGTTTGCTTACCTTGTTTATATCCCTTGAGTTGTGGGATGACTAGTTCAAAAAGCTGTGTCCCTAGCTGAATGAAgtcagatgtttgaagggtgaATTGAGGTTAGGCATAGAAGAGGAAACTCTTTAGTTGGTATATTTGCTATAGTTTTGTAACCAGGTGCTATCTTTATTTATTCCATTTTCCTTTCAATGAATGATGATGCCTTTAAGGTAATGTTACACTAAATAAATCTTCTGTAATGGGATTTTAATTAGTAAGAAACATTCACTACTTTCATCTCGTACTAGGTGAAGTGCAATTTATGTTTGCTAGTTTTCTCTATTGACCAGTATTGGAGGTACTGGTCATCTCTTGTAGAAGTGATATCTGATACCATCATTAcatatgttttcttcttctttctttctttcttctttatttatttttatttttattttttatctggCCTTCTTTTATATGGTGGGGGGTTGagttgtggggggggggggggggagagttgGTATGTACAATGAGTAAGATTCAATGCCTAAAATGGGGAGCTTATGTTAATATACTTCCTCAAGAAAGATTGATTGGAAAGTCACTGTTCCTGTCTTAATCAGTCCGAAGGAAAAACAACAAATTTCCAAAGCTAATGATATCTTATTGCCACTGAACAGGTTGAATGTGAATCGTTGGCCTTTATATTTTGATGAATGAACTAGCTTTAAAAAACATATTCTTTTGTTGTATTTACAAAAGTGCAGAGCTGatattccaaattttttttaggcAAAACTTGAAACTGAAGCTTAATTGTGGATGCAATTAAAGAAATGGAAATTCTAACTAGAACTTGCATATATTGATATTTATCTTACTGAGATGCCCATAGATTTTTCTAAACGTTCCCCANNNNNNNNNNNNNNNNNNNNNNNNNNNNNNNNNNNNNNNaaaaaaaaaaaaaagaagcccatATACCTGATCTCAGTTCCGTTGCTCTCAACGTTGTCATAGACAAAGACCTGATGTAGAAGCATTAGATATAATTATCGTTTTATTAGGTTTCACACCAATTTGTATTCGTCTAGGAGATTTATTTGGATCAAAAGAGCCCCCAACTTCAACAATCCACCAGTAGCGATAGCCCTAGAAGAAGCTATTTGAATCATCCCTCAGACATCTTATTTGCATCTTCCACCATCCCACTTTGGGCATAGCTTGAAAAACTTTCATTCCCACTGCATATTTCAGGGGTTGATGGGGGCACTAGTTGAGCAAAGAGGGCAGTCATCTAGGTTTTAAATAcaatatttcctttctttttgtcattttttttatatggataCAGGGATGTATCTGAACCTACGTTGGGCTACTTGGCAAGCTTGCATATTCTAACTTGTTCTGTGTCACTGTTGGTGGGCCTTTCCTGTAGTCTCTCTTGCATCATGTaacatgttttcttttttttgtcagGTGGGCCTTTCCTGTTGTCTCTCTCCCAAACATACACAGATTCAAATTTCATAAGCAGGAAGCAAcatattctaattttttttctctgatttGTTACCTCATTCtatcaacttcttttttttttgtttttaaccatTTAGTTACCACTGGATGCCTTATGGTCTTTCACAGTTTCACTATCATTAATGATCCACATTCTTAAATGTTTAtgctcttgttttttttttttctcaatgcAATTGCAAGTTGGAGgaaacaaacaaaattttgCCCGAGTAACTTGCTTGCATTTAGTTGTAGCCCTCTGAATAAAATTATCAATTGACAtctaaataatttataatttttgcgCAAACAAGGCCCAGAGTTGATGTTTGATTACGATGTTGCTTGAATGTACTTTTCCCTACTTCACTTGAATATCGTCAATGTAAACCTTGACTCTGCAGGTACGATGTTGCTAAATTTGTCACCCACAGAGTTCTTCCTTCGGGCGAAACTGTAAGGATcatctctctcttgctctctcctCTTTGCTACCTATTAGAAAAATATCAAAGAATGGAGAAGCCGAAGAAGGCAGATACAATTTTTCAAAAGGAAACCTTCAATAAATAGTACCCATCCCTTTCACAAATGCACTCCCATTTTTTCCTATTCAAAAGGggttttgggggggaggggagaggggagagaaaggggATTCCCATTTGAAAAATGTTCTAATCCCCTTGATGCCTTGAGATGAAGAATACCCCTAGACTGATTGCATCATCCTTTGTTTTCACTCTCTTTTCCACCTTAAGCAAATAAGTGTTGCACAGATGTCCAGATTTCTTCAGCTAATATGAGGATGGGATTTGTAACAAGCAGCTAAAATTATATAATCAATGCAGCAGATATGGGAAACCTCTTCCATGACATCttttcgttttctttttttgtgccAAGCTTAATTGGTAGAGATTCAGATCCTACACTGGCCTTATTACCTTGGAATTGAATAATAATATTCCACTTGCCATCTAGGGGCTTATTAGTGTGGGTGTTGGATATCCATATTGCTTTTGTAATTTGTACCATCATAATAGAGTACTCTAAATTTTTGGAGATTGTTTTTCAATATTCTGAGAGATTGGCTAAAATGAATGAAAAGTTCCATCTTGAAGGTAGATCATTTGTTATGGTTTCTAACAACCTATATGCATGAAATGAAACTCTTATCTATTTCAGGAAGTACGAGTAAGATTTATAGGATTTGGTGCTGAGGACGATGAGTGGGTTAATGTTAAGAAGGCGGTACGTGAGCGCTCTCTTCCTTTAGAGCCTTCAGAATGCCGTAAGGTCAAGGTTGGGGATCTTGTCCTTTGTTTCCAGGTAATTTAGTCTGAAGACTGATTTTCTTTTGAGATTTCTCcaatttttcctttccttggCTCGCTATCATGTTCAGTTTTGTTCTTTGGGTGAATTTTCAGGAGAGAACAGATCAATCAATCTACTATGATGCACATGTTtcaaaaatccaaaggaggTTACATGACATAAGGGGTTGCAGGTGCATCTTCTTGATTCGCTATGACCATGATAACATTGAGgtaaatttatgattttattctatttatttcttgattattcctttctttgttttgttgttgttcttgttgcCATCTTAATGTGATTCCAAAAGCCAATTCTTGGTTGTGAAGACTCTATTGCTGCTTTAATTCTCTTATTTTCATCCCGCCATTGTGCCAGGAAAGTGTTCGTTTAAGGAGATTGTGTCGCCGGCCATCATATTATGATCCACCAGGGAATGCTTGAACTCTTTCTTAATCTATCGTCCTGCGTACTGTCTTCATGCCCTtgatagatattttttttggtaagaatgcCCTTGATAGATAAAAGGGGGCTTAGACATTGGAGTTTGTTGGAcagaattgaaattttgaactcCACTGTATTGTAAAGTTTCAATTGAAAGAACGAAAAGGAAAATGTGAAAGGAAGCTTTCATCTGTTACATGAGATAGTTTGTAGTAGAGAATGCCCTGTATTGcctagtgtgtgtgtgttttttttttcttttaatctttgTGCAAGAATCTCCAAATGCAGTTTGCTGTTCTCAACTGGTGTTCAATGCTGCAAAATGCAAAGACTTATTATACCACTTCTTTTTGGGTTAATCCCATGTTttatggggttgggttaatttGTGTGCTTTAGCAGGCAAGTGTTCTTGTTAAGAAGAGCCACAGCCCTTCCTATTTACAATTTTCGTGGAAGTTTTAGTCCTTTAATATGAATAACCCTAAGGGGGTAATTGAGTTGGCAATAAACCTTCGCCTAAAGCGTGTGGTCACTTTGACTCCTCTTACTTTAGTGTCCTTCACTGTATTTGATGAAAGtcaaatggttctcattcaaccttggtatgaTTTGGTCCATGCAATTATGGGGTCAGTATATGTCCAATTCGGTCTATGTGGTTAAGGGGCTAGTATGGGTCCAGGGGActatttaggctgtgtttggtatgcaatCTCATAATAGACATTGAAACccaattcttctctattttcttgcttCAAAATGCATTCTAGACCTAGAATTTATTCTGAGAATGCATACTAAACACAACCTTGGAGTTTGGCTTGCGAGTGAGGCTTTGAATCACCCAATGAGTTGCCTTCGACTGAAGAATCTTGATATGTTTTTGAAATATTAATGTAATCCTTCCATTCTCCAGAAGATACGGGAACTAAAAATACCAGGAAGAAAGTCCATAGATTATGAGTCATAAAATTTATTTAGTGGTCCATCAAAGggttccaaatccattctcatttatcaaatcatcaatccacAGAATGCAAAATGTATTGAAAAGACTTAGGTTGTTTTTGGTGGTCATTCAGAAACGATGGTTCGTgttaaaaacagaatttttagtttttatgtCATAATGCcgttttaaaatgaaaaaatggagtttggtgaacctgtttcagaaACGATTACCATAGTTTTCACttttttggtatttggaatgaaatgagATTGTTCtatcattccattattttgcatttctagtgtttttttttccttttcattccaaagaaaagaaaaaacaccaagttgacaccaaatgctttattccattttttttgttcccatagaatagaaaaatagtagaaacgtttttctggatgactatCAAACGCAGCCTTACTAGTCAAAGCACATTGGAAACatatttccaaattttcaaattttctttcgTCGATAATTTTACATAATTTAGAAGGATAGAAATTTCCTCCAAGAccatttagaattttttttttcttactataTACCTTTAGAATCACATGGCATGTCAAATGGAGCTGAAATTGGTCGAGTGGGAAAATTAACGCTGCATTTGGTATGCATTATTGAAATGCATTTTCAGTCGATAATGCATTTTAAAGAATCATACCAAATGCAATGATTTTCAAGAATGCATGCATGCGAAAAGCAGCCATGAGTCTCCCACCAATGAGAGTCTGCGCATAagctttagagagagagagagagagagagagagagagagagagagagagagagagagaacttgcTTAGGCGTCAAGCGGTGGCAACCGACCATTTTACAGGAGGAGGAGACACATTAGCTGACACTATCAAGGCAACGGTGCCCTACGTGTGTTACCCAAAACTTGATTTGCGTCGCAGGGGGTGGAGGAGAGCTGGCGACGCGGCGACATTGCGCGTTCTTCTTTTACTTCGCAGAAGAGCTTCTGTGGCGTGAAACAACAAAGCCACGTGTGAAGGCAAACGCAACACACTTTTACTCTCCATATTTGTTTTTTCCCGGGAGATATTGTTGTTCAGTTATTTCTTTTGGcgggaaaaaaaaagcacttTCAGTTAGTTAACTCGTGAGCTATTTCTCCTTTGAATAGTGTAATAATCGAATTCGAAAGTTTTGAAATCCATTGAGATCGTTGGCTGCAACAGTTAATTCTGAATTCTGGGAACTACTACCTCGATTTATCCTTATTCGGTGCGGTTAGTTTTATGATCAagaactcaatatcaatgtctTTTGCCGCTGAGTtaaaattctgaattttgggaaCTACTCGACTTATCATCATTCGGTGGGGTTGGTTTTATGTTTCTTAGAATTCAATATCTTAATATCAAGAATTCATGAAAGCCCATTTGTTTAATTTTACGTATTGTCTTGGCGTGCTTTTACATGACCCACCACAGTGTCCAAAGTCTACAAGTGTGAGCCAATAAGGACTGGATAACGATTATCTGTTCCTGATCGTGTCACCTGTCACGATGAAGATGCTAATTGCCGCAGTCCCATACTTCCTTACTAATCTATTTATGCGCGAGGTGTTACTCGAATTCAGAAGAGTGATATGTTCGTGAGTTCTGCAGATTCTGGAATTCTGGCGTTCgtttttgtaagttttttttttttttggtaaattcgTTCCAGTAGATTAGCCCTTTCTCTCGGTTCTTGCAATTTGTTGCCTGTATTATCTTTTTTTGATTTTATATCACATGCTATTATGCAGTTTCTGTCTGCATTTCGTATGCCTACATTGATGTTTATCTGTTTGTTTCCTCATCTGGGATTTTCTATTATTGTCTCAATTCCATTTCAATTCAATTATAAAACTTTCTCAAGTAGTTGTTTATGTAGAAGTGGTAGGGTAtatgtttgaactttgaatagATATCATGGTAAATTATGCTTCGTATTGCAGAGTTTCTCAAGcattttttggtgattttgacCAAATAGCCTCCAATGTGACTGTTCCAGCCTGACTAACAAAGTACTTTACCATTGTTGAATTGTTCTTTTAAAATCTGTGTTTGCGTATCACAGATATTGTGGGTTTTGGTGTGGTACTCTAATTTGCTATTCATAATCTGTTGTTTCAGGCCTCAAGGGATGTATCATGATactgtgtgttttttttttttttttttaaaatctataAATAGATGGTCACCTCCAGTTATTCACAATTGTCAAAGTTCAACATAAGAGTGCTACTTACTGGATATTCCACTTTCTGCTTTTGATTGTAGGAAACACTTTAACGGGGATAAGATGGAGCAGAACCAGGGTCGATAGCCAATGCTGTGGATTCTGCAAAAGAAGACTATGTGGAAACCTTCTTTCCTGTGAATTCACTGAACAACTTATGTATCCTTGAAGATAGAATACCACCATGCAGAGATTAGACAGATCTGTTATCTCCCTTCCATGTCATGTATGATCCTTTCTGTTTGTATTCTGCTTATTAATGCACACAAAAATTCTGGAATATTGGTTTTTTTACTTTGGTCCATGACCTTGACATTGGACCTTGAATCTACATCATGATACTTTGATATGAATGATATGTGCTCCTTCCGTGGTTGTGTACTCCAAGCCTCTTCACAGGTTTGGCCCTTTTGAACGACTATTCAAAGTTGGAAATGCTTGTTATTGTGGATTATTCTGCTTCCCTtgcataaattttcatttctaaacGATCCCAAGTTTATCTTCATAACCTATTTTCTTAAAAGAGCTCTATTCCATCTGTCTCGAGATGGACTGATCTAATAGTCATCTTGCATATCATGTAAAGAATCATCTTGTTTTATCTCAGGATTGGGGACATTTATGGGAAATTCATATATTGAAGGGGAAACATCTTGCACCCCTTCAACACTAAGTCTTCTACTTATATTTTCTTTATAGACGTATGTTTTTATCCCACACCTTGGAAGACATGGAAATGAAAAATGCATGCAGTGAGACAAAAATGTTTCAAACTTTTAACTGAGAAGGATGTTCACATCATATTTATTTCTTCAGTGTTTACAtggttaatttttttcccttttttttttttttttttttttttgggaggggtgGTGGTAAGAACAAATCCTGGAATCACTCGCTTTCTTGAGTGATGCTGTGGCcacttctttcttaatttatgatttgATTTAGGCCTGGACTGCAATTCATGTGAATCGTCTGACATAAGCCATCTTACCAGGTTTACTGTGATGCTGTGAGGCCCACTAGTTTTCATTCTGAAAATCTTTCCTTTTGCTCATCAATGGAGGATTTAGTTGCTTGTCTTTGGACCTTGGCTTCAGATATAAGCCACCGATTCATTCACTTTATAGGTGATTCTTTTATTTTGCTTTGCTTTTACATACCATATGTGATTATGTGTATTTGTTTCTGATGTAATCACTTTATAAATCCTTTGGTTTTTGTATTATATAGCATGATGGTTGTGTTTGGGATTAATAATGTTATTGCAGAGTATCTCGTGTTCAGAGATGGGTATGGATGCTCACTTGATGCAACAATCTCATCTTCTGGGCGGTATTCAAGATCTTCAGGGAGCGGcattttagaatcaattttccaTGATTGTCCAAGACCTTCTGAGCCTTCTGAGACTGGTACAAGCGTCCGAAATTATGAAAGAAGGGTGTCAGACTTAGAAGAACACTTGCCTGTAAATTGTGTTGAAGTTGTAGAAACCAACCACAGCTTTTGGACTGTCCCTTCTTTTTTCCAAGGGTTTGATCCtcttctcattttctcctttttaacaGTATTCTTCAGTTCAATAATTCAATACTGCAGTTATAATTAATTTTGGTTATCAGTTTGCGCTTGCTCCCGTTGCACTTTTTtctgatgatgtcatcatgaatatgttGATTACTTtagggtgaaaaaaaaatatatatataaacagaGGAACCTGAGATGATATCATTGATTAATGGAGGCTACGGCCTTCTGTTCTTGGTAGCCTCAAACTTATCAGGTCTAGTGAGACTAAGTTGTtgaaattttccatttaaatCTCTCTCGACTATTTGATTTGACTTTATTTCCTTTGATAGTAGGAAACATTCTGTAGATCAGATGGTTAAAGATTGTCCATGATGCTGGTTTCTTGTCCTGGAGATCTCCTAGATTTTGTCTGCTCAACATATATCATGCATCTATATCTTGTCTTAAACGATGATGTTTCTATGAAGACACAATATGCTCTAGTATATCCAGAAAAGGGCATGTGCCCATATAAATGTTCTCTACCTTAATTTTGTCATCATCTAATATAAACcaattcaatattttttttactcttaGATGCCAAACCACACTTATGGTCTAGATCTGAACAGGCTCCTGTTGAATGCTTGAAACCTCTTATGTATAGAAACACAAATTACCTGGAGATGGAACCAATCACCATCTGCCACATTTTTCATGAAGGCAATAATGCTCTGGGTTATTGAATCCAAACATTCTGTAAGGACAAATGGAAGAAGTTTATTTATTTCAGTTACATGTCTTTCATCTGTTCCTAGGGTTGTGTTATGGTTGACTCATCTATGTGCAGGTTTATGCattcattatttgatctcagaCTAGCCTGGAGATTGGCCTTGACTTGTTGGAGAAGTCCCTTCCTTCATATTAGACATGTTCAAATTCGAGTCCATAggtaaaaaggggaaaaaagaggaaaaaagtaTTGTATTTTGGTGCTGAAGCGTtccttaaaatatttttatatcaCTTAATTCTCTTGAGACATAAAGCATTTTTGGTTTGGCCAGTTTAATATCTCGACTGCAGAGGACGCTACATGGATCTTCCAGTGATATTGGATGGCTGCAAAGGGTTCCCGGAGTACCACTTGTTAAGGATGGTACAACCAGATTCATGGAACTGCTTGAAGGCATAAGGTACCATTCTAATCTGATGTCTATTTATTCATTTAACATTTGACCCCTGAGTTCCATTATCTTGGTTCCTACCTTTTGATTTTCTAGACTCTTCCACATTCATGAAGTATTCCCctgggtttcttattttttcttattaaaatcTGATCTGTTAGCCAAAAAAGAAGTATTCCCCTGGTTTCGAACTCTGCACTGGAAGAagctatgatttttttatttttttggattggaAGAAACTAGATGTGATATGTCATGAAATCTTCGTCCATAGAATAGCTTTCTTATCCTCTTAAAGGTTTGACAATAGTAGATTCCTCCTAAATGATCTGCAACTTCAATATGCCCTAACTGCTATTATTGCAAGTTCTGGATAAGGTGAAACATACTTCATTTGAGCTCCTTTTGacttgagagaaaaaaagaaggtgaCATTAGGTAAACATGAAAACAAATTTAGTGGTTCCTTCTCAAGCCTACTCCACAAGTGGATCAAACAAATCAATTAACATATAACCAGTTCATATGGGATGTGGGTTGGGTAGGCTGGAATGGTTCAACATTGGGTCCGGTTTTAAAATTCATCCTTCAGAATAACAGGGATATCCTTCTGCGATATAGAATTGGCATCTTTCCCCACTCAAGTTAATATGAAGCTGATGTAGGATCTGTTTTAGTGTAAAGGTGTGTGAGAATATGGGAAGTTTCAGTTATGGTAGTGCCATGGCTGGTTGTTATTAGGGATGTTTTAGTAAAGAAAATTCTGTACTAAGGGCAAATAAAGTGGCCAGCTGGGTTGTAGAGGTGTTAGGTTGGCTCAGCAAGGGTATAGAGGCTCGTTGAGAAATTGGGTGACAAAATAAGTCTTAGGTTGTTATTTTAAGAAACAAAAGTGAGTTACATGACAAGAGTTTGAATTCACACCAGGATTTATAGGACTCAATTTTAGAAGAAAGTATCCCATCTTCATTAGGATTTGAGAGAAATCTCAAAACACTGCAAAGAatttgaataagaaaatatgTGAAAGGGTATACAAGACTTACAAGTAGAGTGTTGGTTTTCTCCTTTCCCACTTCAATTTGAACTTCAAAACTAGAAACTACCTcccatttgaaaagtaaacaacaACTAGGTGCATGTTTGGGTAAGCTTCTAGAGTTTCTGCTTGTAAGCTTCCAGAAACCAGCTGCTGGGAACAATAAGACTAAAGGCCTATACAACTGAATTTGTTGGTTTGGAATCTTTACATCCTAAATAGCGAGAAGCCAAAAATTTTGGAGGTGGGATTATGAGCTTTTGGCACCGGAGGTTGTAAAAATTCCATATGGACAAATTCATTAGGATCCCTTTTTGGCTCCCTAGAAACCAGGTTCTAggaatcccaaaataaaaagttAATAAGCTTACTTTAATATGCCCTAGGTCCAAAATACCCAATTCTAGAATAGACTTCACTCAAatagaacccaaaaaaatagaagatacaTGACTTACACATCCCAAAACAGAAATTATAAacccaaaattaaaaaagaagaaaaaaaaagggccaaCCAATCCAGAGTCTGGACAACCCCAGAACTCTTCTCTTTGATCCCATGTGGATCCCATGCGCTGGTGAAGCTCCCTTTGGGCTAGACGTTGTCATCCCATTTCCAAATTAATGCTTGGTCTGTACTTGgactatttttctctttcctgtTCTATCGTAAACTCTTAAGGGCTGGAATGGATACATTTCAGGCACACATTTAACGGATTTAAGACTTGAGACCTTTCATGCACCAGGGAAATCTGCTTGGCCATGTATTACAACCATGATGTATCTACGGGATGATAAGTAAATCCGGAAGCATGGTAGAGAAATTAAGCATGAGTGAAAGAGCTTACGTTTCCTTTGTCTAAGACAGGGGCCTTTTAAAACTCTTTTTTCCATGATAATACTTCTTATTCTATATGG
Protein-coding sequences here:
- the LOC122075662 gene encoding protein SAWADEE HOMEODOMAIN HOMOLOG 1, coding for MVRLRPRKNRAFSGFTEAETARMEELLKENGEESLKQNSCCKLAKSFNCSAGRAGKSPVTWKQIQSWLQNKQQDLTEKTTSSPIASNGPVAPPHVPVSNGLLGSSSEMAKVKMDPDLSNLEFEARSSKDGAWYDVAKFVTHRVLPSGETEVRVRFIGFGAEDDEWVNVKKAVRERSLPLEPSECRKVKVGDLVLCFQERTDQSIYYDAHVSKIQRRLHDIRGCRCIFLIRYDHDNIEESVRLRRLCRRPSYYDPPGNA